In the Aliarcobacter cryaerophilus genome, one interval contains:
- the fliP gene encoding flagellar type III secretion system pore protein FliP (The bacterial flagellar biogenesis protein FliP forms a type III secretion system (T3SS)-type pore required for flagellar assembly.), which produces MKIIFSLVFSSLFLFAAQDPLPMINLSVAAVDQPIQFVKTINIAVILALMVLAPSLLLMVTSFTRIIIVLALLRQALGLQQSPPTQIIISLALIMTIFIMEPYGKKAWDESIVPYMDEKISYQEAFTKGVAPFKDFMIKNTRESDLALFYRIKKEPNPKNIEDVSLILLMPAFIVSELRTAFEIGFLIFLPFLIIDIIVASILMSLGMMMLPPVMISLPIKIIFFIIVDGWLLIIGNLAQSFK; this is translated from the coding sequence TTGAAGATAATTTTTTCACTAGTTTTTTCATCACTATTTTTATTTGCGGCTCAAGATCCATTACCAATGATAAATCTTTCAGTTGCAGCGGTAGATCAACCAATACAATTTGTAAAAACTATAAATATAGCTGTTATTTTAGCTCTTATGGTTCTTGCTCCATCGCTTTTACTTATGGTGACATCTTTTACAAGAATTATAATTGTTTTAGCCCTTTTAAGACAAGCTTTGGGTTTACAACAATCCCCACCTACGCAAATAATAATTTCTCTTGCACTTATTATGACAATTTTTATTATGGAACCTTATGGGAAAAAAGCTTGGGATGAGAGTATTGTGCCTTATATGGATGAAAAAATATCATATCAAGAAGCTTTTACAAAAGGTGTGGCTCCTTTTAAAGATTTTATGATAAAAAATACTAGAGAATCAGATTTAGCACTATTTTATAGAATAAAAAAAGAACCTAATCCAAAAAATATAGAAGATGTATCACTTATTTTACTTATGCCTGCATTTATAGTAAGTGAACTAAGAACTGCATTTGAGATAGGATTTTTGATATTCTTACCATTTTTAATTATAGATATTATAGTTGCTTCAATTTTGATGAGTTTGGGTATGATGATGTTGCCACCTGTTATGATATCACTGCCCATAAAAATTATCTTCTTTATTATAGTTGACGGTTGGTTACTAATAATTGGAAATCTAGCACAATCCTTTAAATAA
- the mrdA gene encoding penicillin-binding protein 2, with translation MNFRLTLIYIFIGIIAITLLSRVYFLSIKSNTYYEELSKNNYIKKTYLAPTRGVIEDRNGEPLALNQIGFSILIKPHLRAPKYREKLEKLIDIVVEQFPQYDKNKLIKDYLREDSPYNHEFIKVIDYVPYEEIFSRYTFLATQEDIRIESSSKRHYPHKELAAHIIGYVSKASKLDIANNEIAKYSGVVGKSGIERYYNDKLQGTLGFKDTKVNALNKEIEVIEQKDPSNDNNVRITIDVNLQKYIQELFVDRAGSVIVMDANNGEILAAGSFPEYDSNLFARGITQEEWNLMRNDFNHPFTNKIINGLYPPGSVIKMGVALSFLENGISDKFTVQCSGSLPIGNRNFRCWKTTGHGHIGFRSSIEQSCDDFYYKGSLKIGIGKMSATLAKLGIGEKTGIDLHNEFIGINPNKEWKEQKLKKPWYIGETVISSIGQGNMLTTPLQIARFTAFFASGKLPKPHLTKDAYEEPKELDFKKEHIKLMQEGMFDVANSPSGTAKRYINSKVKIAAKTGTAQVVSIPQSEKVRMKESEMEYFQRSHAWITTYGPYKNPKYVVTIIQEHGGGGGSATGGIASKIYDKLYELGYITELE, from the coding sequence ATGAATTTTAGATTAACTCTTATATATATTTTTATTGGAATTATTGCTATTACACTACTTTCAAGAGTATATTTTTTATCTATCAAATCAAACACTTACTATGAAGAGTTATCAAAAAACAATTATATAAAAAAGACATATTTAGCACCTACAAGAGGTGTAATAGAAGATAGAAATGGAGAGCCTTTGGCTCTAAATCAAATAGGATTTTCTATTCTTATAAAACCTCATTTAAGAGCTCCTAAATATAGAGAAAAACTAGAAAAACTTATAGATATTGTAGTAGAACAGTTTCCACAATATGATAAAAATAAATTAATAAAAGATTATTTAAGAGAAGATTCTCCTTACAATCATGAATTTATAAAAGTTATTGATTATGTTCCTTATGAAGAGATTTTTTCAAGATATACATTTTTAGCAACTCAAGAGGATATTAGAATTGAATCATCTTCAAAACGACACTATCCGCATAAAGAGCTAGCTGCACATATTATAGGTTATGTTAGTAAAGCTTCAAAACTTGATATTGCAAACAATGAAATAGCAAAATATAGTGGTGTTGTGGGTAAAAGTGGAATTGAGAGATACTATAATGACAAACTTCAAGGAACACTAGGATTTAAAGATACAAAAGTAAATGCTTTAAATAAAGAGATTGAAGTAATAGAACAAAAAGATCCTTCAAATGACAATAATGTAAGAATTACAATTGATGTTAATCTTCAAAAATATATTCAAGAACTCTTTGTAGATAGAGCTGGTTCTGTTATAGTTATGGATGCAAATAATGGTGAAATATTAGCAGCAGGTTCATTTCCTGAGTATGATAGTAATCTTTTTGCAAGAGGAATTACTCAAGAAGAGTGGAATCTTATGAGAAATGATTTTAATCATCCTTTTACAAATAAGATTATAAATGGATTATATCCTCCTGGTTCTGTTATAAAAATGGGAGTTGCACTATCATTTTTAGAAAATGGAATAAGTGATAAATTTACAGTTCAATGTAGTGGTTCTTTACCAATTGGAAACAGAAATTTTAGGTGTTGGAAAACAACAGGTCATGGGCATATTGGATTTAGAAGTTCAATTGAACAAAGTTGTGATGATTTTTATTATAAAGGGAGTTTAAAAATAGGAATTGGAAAGATGTCTGCAACTTTGGCAAAATTAGGAATTGGAGAAAAAACTGGTATAGATTTACACAATGAATTTATAGGTATTAATCCAAATAAAGAGTGGAAAGAACAAAAATTAAAAAAACCTTGGTATATTGGTGAAACTGTTATTAGTTCTATTGGTCAAGGAAATATGCTAACAACTCCTTTACAAATAGCAAGATTTACAGCATTTTTTGCAAGTGGAAAACTTCCAAAACCACACCTAACAAAAGATGCTTATGAAGAACCAAAAGAGTTAGATTTTAAAAAAGAGCATATAAAACTTATGCAAGAAGGAATGTTTGATGTTGCAAACTCTCCATCAGGAACTGCGAAAAGATATATAAACTCAAAAGTAAAAATAGCAGCAAAAACAGGAACTGCTCAAGTTGTATCTATTCCACAAAGTGAAAAAGTGAGAATGAAAGAGAGTGAAATGGAATATTTTCAAAGATCTCATGCTTGGATTACTACTTATGGACCATATAAAAATCCAAAATATGTAGTAACAATAATACAAGAACACGGTGGTGGTGGTGGAAGTGCAACAGGTGGAATTGCTAGTAAAATTTATGATAAATTATATGAATTGGGATATATAACAGAATTAGAGTAA
- a CDS encoding murein hydrolase activator EnvC family protein: MIRLIFSLFLIPIFIFASAIDTKIAQNQKILDSSKKSKDNTTVKIKEIADKIEASNTNLSKLEEDIIKINEDIEQHQKLLESSQSKLNDLQAKSSDLIKEKNSSEEEIINTIVEQFSTSLALQLASKESLQELIDNEMFNLLSTNAKQKVLKLNENYNRLTENTKANQQEINKLNSYIKDRLKTKENYKALQIKHTKSLENLEKEHKLYQAELKKVIEQQESLSKILSDLKIVKQQELKKAQEEKEDNQQVQTTNVRNQKYAKDLDLDVKKIGSSTDGVQIVKYKGAKTIAPLKSFKIVKNFGTYYDPVYKIKLFNESVVLQSNEKGSKVVAVLNGKVVYAKKNAGMLENVVIIQHEGGIHTVYSHLDDIAPTLVVGKWVQKGSVVGRVDENLTFQVTKDSSHIDPKDLFNI, from the coding sequence ATGATTAGATTAATTTTTTCACTATTTTTAATACCAATTTTTATATTTGCATCAGCAATAGATACAAAAATTGCACAAAATCAGAAAATCCTAGATAGTAGTAAAAAGAGTAAAGATAATACAACTGTTAAAATAAAAGAGATAGCTGACAAAATAGAAGCTTCAAATACAAATTTATCAAAACTTGAAGAAGATATTATAAAAATAAATGAAGATATAGAGCAACATCAAAAACTTCTGGAGAGTTCTCAATCAAAACTAAATGACCTTCAAGCAAAATCTAGTGATTTAATAAAAGAGAAAAATAGTAGTGAAGAGGAGATAATAAATACAATCGTAGAACAATTTTCTACATCTTTAGCACTTCAACTAGCTTCAAAAGAGTCTTTGCAAGAGCTAATAGACAATGAAATGTTCAATCTTCTATCAACAAATGCAAAACAAAAAGTTTTAAAACTAAATGAAAATTACAATAGACTAACAGAAAATACAAAAGCAAATCAACAAGAGATAAATAAACTAAATAGCTATATCAAAGATAGATTAAAAACTAAAGAGAACTATAAAGCTCTACAAATAAAGCATACAAAATCTTTAGAGAACTTAGAAAAAGAGCATAAACTTTATCAAGCTGAACTTAAAAAAGTTATTGAACAACAAGAGTCTTTGAGTAAAATATTATCTGACTTAAAAATTGTTAAACAACAAGAGTTAAAAAAAGCACAAGAAGAGAAAGAAGATAATCAACAAGTACAAACAACAAATGTACGAAATCAAAAATATGCAAAAGATTTAGATCTTGATGTTAAAAAAATTGGTTCTTCAACAGATGGTGTTCAAATAGTAAAATACAAAGGTGCAAAAACTATAGCTCCTTTAAAATCATTTAAAATTGTTAAAAATTTTGGAACATATTATGACCCTGTTTATAAAATAAAATTATTTAATGAATCTGTTGTTTTACAATCAAATGAAAAAGGTTCAAAAGTAGTAGCTGTTCTAAATGGAAAAGTTGTATATGCAAAAAAGAATGCTGGAATGCTAGAAAATGTTGTAATTATTCAACATGAAGGTGGAATTCATACTGTTTACTCTCACTTAGATGATATTGCACCAACTTTAGTTGTAGGAAAATGGGTTCAAAAAGGCTCAGTTGTAGGAAGAGTAGATGAGAACTTAACTTTTCAAGTTACAAAAGATAGCTCTCATATAGATCCAAAAGATCTCTTTAATATTTAG
- a CDS encoding FtsX-like permease family protein, whose product MKSLKAIFAFFVPLLAMLITFCIFLLIDNIVDNYKNKISRDYSIVLVATNPIKKESLNELAGIKVENIQLLPNEKIIENIKSNLSDNSIELLRQKLPYFYQIYLEIFPTSSELEVIKKTLLSNKDVKNVEVFYKNHNQIYLLLLILNSVSFILFFIITIFAIIIIAKQIKLWFHEHSVRISILRLHGASIIYSASSVLKYALISSFLAFLISSLFLIYVSSNIEVLFPFELQEIVNVNINIERDILKIFILSFCISVFTIFGVLFKYKISND is encoded by the coding sequence ATGAAGTCTCTTAAAGCTATATTTGCATTTTTTGTACCACTTTTAGCAATGCTTATTACATTTTGTATTTTTTTACTTATTGATAATATTGTAGATAATTACAAAAATAAAATATCAAGAGATTATAGTATTGTTTTGGTTGCAACAAATCCTATTAAAAAAGAGTCATTAAATGAACTAGCTGGAATTAAAGTTGAAAATATTCAACTATTGCCAAATGAAAAGATAATTGAAAATATCAAATCAAATTTATCTGATAACTCTATTGAACTTTTAAGACAAAAATTACCATACTTCTATCAAATATATCTTGAAATATTCCCAACAAGTAGTGAATTAGAAGTTATTAAAAAAACCCTACTTTCAAATAAAGATGTAAAAAATGTAGAGGTTTTTTATAAAAACCATAATCAAATATATCTGTTGCTGCTTATTTTAAACAGTGTTTCATTTATACTATTTTTTATTATTACTATTTTTGCAATAATAATTATTGCAAAACAGATAAAACTTTGGTTTCATGAGCATAGTGTGAGAATTTCTATTTTAAGACTTCATGGAGCTTCTATTATTTATAGTGCATCTTCTGTTTTAAAATATGCTCTAATAAGCTCTTTTCTTGCTTTTTTAATATCTTCACTTTTTTTGATATATGTATCAAGTAATATTGAAGTACTTTTTCCATTTGAATTACAAGAGATAGTTAATGTAAATATAAATATTGAAAGAGATATTTTAAAAATTTTTATTTTATCTTTTTGTATCTCTGTATTTACAATATTTGGTGTATTATTTAAGTATAAGATAAGTAATGATTAG
- a CDS encoding cell division ATP-binding protein FtsE, which produces MITAKDLYLTYDSNKYIIKRGNFSIKEKEFVFIGGNSGSGKSTLLKSFYGDIPIKHGSLQISNQEVFKIKGNNLRHLRKDIGVIFQDYKLINDYTIEENIMVPLKINNYSDEVSKLQADNLLKHVKLSHRKGFYPNQLSGGEQQRVAVARALAHNPKIIIADEPTGNLDDFNADVVWNLLKGANEQLGITVVVVTHRVPKNLGINFRQLSIEDGIIYEVS; this is translated from the coding sequence ATGATTACAGCAAAAGATTTATATCTTACTTATGATAGTAATAAATATATTATAAAAAGAGGAAATTTTTCCATAAAAGAGAAGGAGTTTGTCTTTATTGGAGGAAATTCAGGAAGTGGAAAATCAACACTTTTGAAATCTTTTTATGGTGATATTCCAATAAAGCATGGTAGTTTACAAATCTCAAATCAAGAAGTTTTTAAAATCAAAGGGAATAATCTAAGACATCTTAGAAAAGATATTGGTGTTATTTTTCAAGATTATAAACTGATAAATGATTATACTATCGAAGAGAACATTATGGTGCCTCTTAAGATAAATAACTACTCAGATGAAGTTTCAAAGCTTCAAGCTGATAATCTTTTAAAACATGTAAAATTAAGCCATAGAAAAGGTTTTTATCCAAATCAACTAAGTGGAGGAGAGCAACAAAGAGTTGCAGTTGCACGTGCTTTAGCACATAATCCAAAAATTATAATAGCAGATGAGCCAACTGGAAATTTAGATGATTTTAATGCAGATGTTGTTTGGAACCTATTAAAAGGAGCAAATGAACAACTAGGAATTACAGTAGTTGTTGTAACACATAGAGTTCCAAAAAATCTAGGAATTAATTTTAGACAATTATCAATAGAAGATGGGATAATTTATGAAGTCTCTTAA
- the trmB gene encoding tRNA (guanosine(46)-N7)-methyltransferase TrmB, which yields MPHIVFERNNLLETPLKKGDIEFLFTAQSYHPKDSNRKIEYKIATKNKDLEFLLAIKEKDENYLIKSDKTTRVSPVSYIKDALNSYVLENKSNILFKNTTNLKEKKEQEHKYLKDIDFFVEDFKSDKEIQIEIGFGSGRHLLYQAKQNPNIQFIGLEIHYPSIEQLLKQLELQNITNVLVVNYDARLFMEFIESNQVGKIFVHFPVPWDKKAHRRIYSKEFVNEALRVLKVSGTLELRTDSRNYFDFCVDLLTNLNKASIKIDVNRDLEVVSKYEDRWKKQGKNIYDVVLTSQNIDEKLNINYSFEFDFDINFDNFIKNVFTKAIIIKNYFVHIEELYKILNKDNSGLIKVTMGNFDRPVTKYLLVMDGKISYYQGNPLPTSSNIEADKKLKEILSK from the coding sequence ATGCCTCACATAGTTTTTGAAAGAAATAATCTACTTGAAACTCCTTTAAAAAAAGGAGATATTGAGTTTTTATTTACGGCCCAATCTTATCACCCAAAAGATAGTAATAGAAAAATTGAATATAAAATTGCTACAAAAAACAAAGATTTAGAGTTTTTATTAGCAATAAAAGAGAAAGATGAAAACTATCTTATAAAATCAGATAAAACAACAAGAGTATCACCAGTTTCTTACATAAAAGATGCACTAAACTCTTATGTTTTAGAGAATAAATCGAATATTTTATTTAAAAATACTACAAACTTAAAAGAGAAAAAAGAGCAAGAACATAAATATCTAAAAGATATTGATTTTTTTGTAGAAGATTTTAAAAGCGATAAAGAGATTCAAATAGAGATTGGTTTTGGAAGTGGAAGACATCTTCTTTATCAAGCAAAACAAAATCCGAATATACAATTCATTGGTCTTGAAATTCACTATCCTTCAATCGAGCAACTTTTAAAACAATTAGAGCTTCAAAATATCACAAATGTTTTAGTTGTAAACTACGATGCTAGGCTTTTTATGGAGTTTATAGAGTCAAATCAAGTAGGTAAAATATTTGTTCATTTTCCAGTTCCTTGGGATAAAAAAGCACATAGAAGAATTTATTCAAAAGAGTTTGTAAATGAAGCTTTAAGGGTTTTAAAAGTTTCTGGAACTTTGGAGCTTAGAACTGATAGTAGAAACTATTTTGATTTTTGTGTAGATTTACTTACAAACTTAAACAAAGCCTCAATAAAAATCGATGTAAATAGAGATTTAGAGGTTGTAAGTAAATATGAAGATAGATGGAAAAAACAGGGTAAAAATATATATGATGTAGTTTTAACTTCACAAAATATTGATGAAAAGTTAAATATTAATTATAGTTTTGAGTTTGATTTTGATATAAATTTTGATAACTTTATAAAAAATGTTTTTACAAAAGCTATAATAATTAAAAATTATTTTGTACACATTGAAGAGCTTTATAAGATATTAAATAAAGATAATTCTGGTTTAATCAAAGTTACTATGGGTAATTTTGATAGACCTGTGACTAAATATCTTTTAGTAATGGATGGTAAAATATCTTATTATCAAGGAAACCCTCTTCCAACTAGCTCAAATATAGAAGCTGATAAAAAATTAAAAGAGATTTTGTCTAAATGA
- a CDS encoding RluA family pseudouridine synthase — MYKNFIVDVEIRLDKFLSLKIDASRNQIEQLIQKEFVKVDGKTTDKNGLKLKLNQEIEVFFPEPKTFDKKNSEFIKESLKDTNIEIIYEDSDILIINKPRGLTVHDAPSVKDATLVDWLKLQNISLSTISGDERHGIVHRLDKGTSGILIVAKNNEAHIELSKQLEKREAGRYYLALIDLPLKDNIIVEEPIGRNPNNRLKMSIQKDGRYAKTSFCKLEVSNNSKYELIACKLSTGRTHQIRVHLNRLNRHILGDILYGFKGDFSIINGFFLHGFCLVFTHPRTKEKMSFTAKLPKDMQDFIDTNFDKERIYEKIETSSLFSFFNFNN, encoded by the coding sequence ATGTATAAAAATTTTATTGTAGATGTAGAAATTAGATTAGATAAATTTTTAAGTTTAAAAATAGATGCTTCAAGAAATCAAATTGAACAACTAATTCAAAAAGAGTTTGTAAAAGTAGATGGTAAAACAACAGATAAAAATGGTTTAAAACTAAAATTAAATCAAGAAATAGAGGTATTTTTTCCAGAACCAAAAACATTTGATAAAAAAAATAGTGAATTTATAAAAGAGTCATTAAAAGATACAAATATAGAGATAATATATGAAGATAGTGATATTTTAATTATAAATAAACCTCGTGGTCTTACCGTTCATGATGCTCCTAGCGTAAAAGATGCAACTTTAGTTGATTGGCTAAAGCTTCAAAATATAAGTTTATCGACTATAAGTGGTGATGAAAGACATGGAATTGTACATAGACTTGATAAAGGAACTAGTGGGATTTTAATAGTTGCAAAAAATAATGAAGCTCATATTGAACTATCTAAACAGCTAGAAAAAAGAGAAGCTGGAAGATACTATTTAGCTTTGATTGATTTACCTTTAAAAGATAATATTATTGTAGAAGAACCAATAGGAAGAAACCCAAATAATAGACTTAAAATGTCTATACAAAAAGATGGAAGATATGCAAAAACATCATTTTGTAAGCTAGAAGTTAGTAATAACTCAAAATATGAACTAATAGCTTGTAAACTTTCAACAGGAAGAACACATCAAATAAGAGTTCACCTAAATAGATTGAATAGGCACATTTTAGGGGATATTTTATATGGATTTAAGGGCGATTTTAGTATTATAAACGGATTTTTTTTACATGGATTTTGCTTAGTATTTACTCACCCTAGAACTAAAGAGAAGATGAGTTTTACTGCAAAACTTCCTAAAGATATGCAAGATTTTATAGATACCAATTTTGACAAGGAGAGAATATATGAAAAAATTGAGACTTCTAGCCTCTTTAGCTTTTTTAATTTTAATAATTAG
- a CDS encoding FtsW/RodA/SpoVE family cell cycle protein has translation MRLLDKRIMSHFDYLILIFIAPLIILSYVLISEANDALASKQVFYYTISLFIFILVFMFPLRKNLRLVPFLYWIGILLLLAVEFIGVTKLGAKRWIHIPLLDTTIQPSEIIKPIYILMLGYLIQRKPPPIGGYGLKDFGYFSIYIFIPFFLIAKEPDLGTALVLLLVGYGILFIIGVNWKIWLGIVFILSIFLPFSYNYIMKDYQKKRVHDFIVAEKPSYHVQQSIIAIGSGGLTGKDSDEATQTQLKFLPIATSDFIFAYLVERHGFLGAFGLIVLYVIIILHLFTINYFFKTDFIVKAFSSGLALLIFLNMSVNILMVIGFAPVVGIPLPLFSYGGSSFINFIVTFAILENLLAFRYMDMYNYERKM, from the coding sequence ATGCGTTTACTTGATAAAAGAATTATGTCACATTTTGATTATTTAATATTAATCTTTATAGCCCCTTTAATAATACTATCTTATGTATTAATATCAGAGGCAAATGATGCATTGGCAAGTAAACAAGTATTTTATTATACTATATCCTTATTTATATTTATTTTAGTTTTTATGTTTCCTCTTAGAAAAAATCTAAGATTAGTTCCTTTTTTATATTGGATAGGAATTTTGCTTTTACTAGCAGTAGAATTTATAGGGGTAACAAAACTAGGTGCAAAAAGATGGATACATATTCCACTTCTTGATACAACTATTCAACCTTCTGAGATTATAAAGCCGATATATATATTGATGTTAGGATATTTAATACAAAGAAAACCACCACCCATTGGTGGATATGGATTAAAAGATTTTGGATACTTTTCGATTTATATTTTTATACCATTTTTTCTAATAGCTAAAGAGCCAGATTTGGGAACAGCTCTTGTATTGCTTTTGGTTGGATATGGGATACTTTTTATAATTGGTGTAAATTGGAAAATATGGTTAGGAATTGTATTTATTTTATCCATATTTTTACCATTTTCATATAATTATATTATGAAAGATTACCAAAAGAAGAGGGTCCATGACTTCATAGTTGCAGAAAAACCTAGTTATCATGTCCAGCAAAGTATTATAGCAATTGGATCAGGTGGGCTTACTGGAAAAGATAGTGATGAAGCAACTCAAACTCAACTTAAATTTTTACCAATTGCTACAAGTGATTTCATTTTTGCTTATTTAGTTGAAAGACATGGATTTTTAGGTGCTTTTGGTTTAATAGTTTTATATGTGATTATAATTTTGCATCTATTTACAATAAACTATTTTTTCAAAACAGATTTTATAGTAAAAGCATTTTCCTCAGGCTTAGCTTTACTTATTTTTTTAAATATGAGTGTAAATATTTTGATGGTAATAGGTTTTGCACCAGTTGTTGGTATTCCTTTACCTCTATTTTCTTATGGTGGAAGCTCTTTTATAAATTTTATTGTAACTTTTGCGATTTTAGAAAATCTACTAGCATTTAGATATATGGATATGTATAATTATGAAAGAAAAATGTAA
- a CDS encoding energy transducer TonB — translation MKKIVLAFVVSLLIHILLFLNYSFEESAKEETKKDNEKSEVKFVKLVQEKVLQEQTAKSVEPKIDEPKIVEQKQQNIKTPKIVEKEQKASSELKANNSKKQLDIKEAKKVQKEVLKESSNLQDNTLEKFLSQKTPINQEVLNELQKLYGKEYDNFTNVQKAYLEKNLNNFQVITQKVLNRMGYPKLAAKLGIGGINTIEFMFHPNGDISGLKIIGSSGYTILDDYSLELIQIAYKEYPKPTEPTKLRFKVFYRNY, via the coding sequence ATGAAAAAAATAGTACTTGCATTTGTCGTTTCTTTATTGATTCATATTTTACTTTTTTTAAATTATAGCTTTGAAGAGTCTGCTAAAGAAGAGACAAAAAAAGATAATGAAAAAAGTGAAGTAAAATTTGTAAAATTAGTACAAGAAAAAGTATTGCAAGAACAAACAGCAAAAAGTGTCGAGCCTAAAATAGATGAACCAAAAATTGTTGAACAAAAACAACAAAATATAAAAACTCCAAAAATAGTTGAAAAAGAGCAAAAAGCAAGTAGTGAATTAAAAGCTAATAATAGTAAAAAACAACTAGATATAAAAGAGGCTAAAAAAGTCCAAAAAGAGGTTTTAAAAGAGAGTAGTAATCTTCAAGATAATACTTTAGAAAAATTCTTATCTCAAAAAACTCCTATAAATCAAGAAGTTTTAAATGAACTTCAAAAATTATATGGAAAAGAGTATGATAATTTTACAAATGTACAAAAAGCCTATTTAGAAAAAAATCTAAATAATTTTCAAGTAATTACTCAAAAAGTTTTAAATCGTATGGGTTATCCAAAACTAGCTGCAAAGCTTGGAATTGGTGGAATAAATACTATAGAGTTTATGTTTCATCCAAATGGTGATATTAGTGGACTTAAAATAATAGGTTCTAGTGGTTATACTATTTTAGATGACTACTCTTTAGAACTAATCCAAATTGCGTACAAAGAGTATCCAAAACCAACTGAACCAACAAAACTTAGATTTAAAGTTTTTTATAGAAACTATTAA
- the hemL gene encoding glutamate-1-semialdehyde 2,1-aminomutase, which yields MFKKSIKAYKEACEVIPGGVDSPVRAFKSVGGTPPFIKKGKGAYLYDIDGNKYLDFVQSWGPLIFGHCDKDIEKAVIKTAKLGLSFGAPTNLETKLASEIVEMYENIDKVRFVSSGTEATMSAIRLARGVTNKNDIIKFEGCYHGHSDSLLVQAGSGMATFGSPSSPGVPEDLTKHTLLCEYNNIEQLKKCFEESSDIACIIIEPIAGNMGLVPATNEFLATCRELCDKHGALLIFDEVMSGFRASLKGASGILDVQADILTFGKVIGAGMPVGAFAASKEIMGHLSPEGKIYQAGTLSGNPVAMAAGLVSLKKLKKDSEIYDVLGKKAKRLVDGLKRVAIENEIPLQVNTRGSMFGFFFCEKEPKNFKEVGLCNFERFATFHREMLKRGFYFACSQYEAGFICTKITNKMIDDCIKAADEVMKGLK from the coding sequence ATGTTTAAAAAATCTATAAAAGCCTACAAAGAAGCTTGTGAAGTAATTCCAGGAGGTGTTGATTCTCCTGTTCGAGCATTTAAAAGCGTAGGTGGAACACCACCATTTATTAAAAAAGGTAAAGGTGCCTATTTATATGATATTGATGGTAACAAATATTTAGATTTTGTACAAAGTTGGGGACCACTTATTTTTGGACATTGTGATAAAGATATTGAAAAAGCAGTTATAAAAACTGCAAAGTTAGGTTTGAGTTTTGGAGCTCCAACGAATCTTGAAACAAAACTTGCTTCTGAGATTGTTGAAATGTATGAAAATATTGATAAAGTAAGATTTGTAAGCTCTGGAACAGAAGCTACTATGAGTGCAATAAGATTGGCACGAGGGGTTACAAATAAAAATGATATTATAAAATTTGAGGGTTGTTATCATGGACACTCTGATTCTTTACTAGTACAAGCAGGTTCAGGTATGGCAACTTTTGGAAGCCCAAGTAGTCCAGGAGTTCCAGAGGATTTAACAAAACATACACTACTTTGCGAATACAACAACATAGAACAACTCAAAAAATGTTTTGAAGAAAGTTCTGATATAGCTTGTATTATTATTGAACCAATTGCTGGAAATATGGGATTAGTTCCTGCAACAAATGAATTTTTAGCTACTTGTAGAGAGCTTTGTGATAAACATGGAGCTTTACTGATTTTCGATGAAGTTATGAGTGGATTTAGAGCTAGTTTAAAAGGTGCAAGTGGAATTTTAGATGTACAAGCTGATATTCTTACTTTTGGAAAAGTTATTGGTGCTGGAATGCCAGTAGGTGCTTTTGCAGCTTCAAAAGAGATTATGGGACATTTATCACCTGAAGGTAAAATTTATCAAGCTGGAACTTTAAGTGGTAATCCAGTTGCTATGGCAGCTGGTTTAGTAAGTCTTAAAAAGTTAAAAAAAGATTCAGAAATTTATGATGTTTTAGGAAAAAAAGCAAAAAGATTAGTTGATGGACTTAAAAGAGTTGCTATTGAAAATGAAATACCTCTTCAAGTAAATACAAGAGGAAGTATGTTTGGATTTTTCTTTTGTGAAAAGGAGCCAAAAAACTTTAAAGAAGTAGGGCTTTGCAATTTTGAAAGATTCGCAACTTTTCACCGTGAGATGTTAAAAAGAGGTTTTTATTTTGCTTGTAGTCAATATGAAGCTGGATTTATTTGTACAAAAATTACAAATAAGATGATTGATGATTGTATAAAAGCAGCAGATGAAGTTATGAAAGGTTTAAAATAA